A single region of the Clostridia bacterium genome encodes:
- a CDS encoding phosphatase PAP2 family protein, protein MELDILQFIQKIGSDFFDFFFGIFSTLGGTAVVAAFVPVIYWCFDKAMGEEIALDVFSGCYVNSLLKGIIARARPVATHENELRRGKYDYIYDSQLHDGEYLAESFPSGHSQASASLLSGIAYRKGPKKYWPLLLIPVLVGVSRLYFGMHWPTDVLAGLAVGFCVSAVVHICVKINKKKTLVAIPIVASALMFLNFFGVERKQLLITAALLALIWGGCLGMLTENKYIEFSTGDIKWWMRVLRLPVGLIAVGLCAGVVFLPLWLLGADKYVMMIPVALVGGFAMATAAPLAFRMFRLI, encoded by the coding sequence ATGGAGCTTGATATTCTGCAGTTTATTCAGAAGATAGGCAGTGATTTTTTCGACTTCTTCTTCGGCATTTTCTCAACTCTCGGCGGAACGGCCGTAGTCGCGGCTTTTGTTCCGGTTATTTACTGGTGCTTTGACAAGGCGATGGGGGAGGAAATTGCGCTCGACGTTTTCTCCGGCTGCTACGTAAATTCTTTGCTGAAGGGAATAATCGCAAGAGCGCGTCCGGTCGCGACTCACGAGAACGAACTGCGCAGAGGCAAATACGATTACATTTACGATTCGCAGCTGCACGACGGCGAGTATCTCGCCGAATCTTTCCCGAGCGGACACTCGCAGGCGTCCGCCTCGCTTCTTTCCGGTATTGCTTACAGAAAAGGTCCGAAAAAGTACTGGCCGCTTCTCCTGATTCCCGTGCTGGTCGGCGTGTCGCGTCTTTACTTCGGAATGCACTGGCCGACGGACGTACTCGCCGGGCTCGCCGTCGGATTCTGCGTCAGCGCGGTCGTGCATATCTGCGTGAAGATCAATAAGAAAAAGACTCTCGTCGCGATCCCGATTGTCGCCTCCGCGCTTATGTTTTTGAACTTTTTCGGAGTCGAGAGAAAGCAGCTGCTTATCACCGCCGCGCTGCTCGCGCTGATCTGGGGCGGCTGCCTCGGGATGTTGACGGAGAATAAGTATATTGAGTTCTCCACCGGAGACATAAAGTGGTGGATGCGCGTCCTGCGCCTGCCGGTCGGACTCATTGCCGTCGGGCTTTGCGCGGGCGTGGTATTCCTGCCTCTGTGGCTGCTCGGAGCGGACAAATACGTTATGATGATACCGGTTGCCCTGGTGGGCGGATTCGCGATGGCGACCGCCGCGCCGCTGGCGTTCAGGATGTTCCGGCTGATATGA
- a CDS encoding patatin family protein has product MTEAKEKTALIMEGGAMRGMFTCGVIDVMMENGIDFEAAVGISAGAAFGCNYKSRQIGRAIRYNKAYCKDPRYCSLRSLRKTGDLYGVDFCYRELPLELDVFDRETFAADPMDFYVGATDINTGEAVYHKCSDGGEADFEWMRASASMPLVSRVVEIDGRELLDGGVVDAVPYRFMESLGYNRNVIILTQPKGYRKKKSRALPLVRRKLRKYPKLVEAMAERHLMYNGQMDEIDERERAGAALVIRPPEPLNIGRTEKDPDELERVYQIGRAEALRRLDELKAFLAGE; this is encoded by the coding sequence ATGACGGAAGCGAAAGAAAAAACCGCGCTCATTATGGAGGGCGGGGCGATGCGCGGGATGTTCACCTGCGGCGTCATCGACGTGATGATGGAAAACGGAATAGACTTCGAAGCCGCCGTCGGCATTTCCGCGGGGGCGGCGTTCGGCTGCAACTACAAGTCGCGCCAGATCGGCAGGGCGATAAGGTATAACAAAGCGTACTGCAAAGATCCGCGCTACTGCAGTCTGCGCTCGCTGCGCAAAACGGGCGACCTTTACGGCGTGGACTTCTGCTACCGCGAGCTCCCGCTGGAGCTTGACGTTTTCGACCGCGAGACCTTCGCCGCGGACCCGATGGACTTTTACGTCGGCGCGACGGATATAAACACCGGCGAAGCGGTATATCACAAGTGCTCGGACGGCGGCGAAGCCGACTTCGAGTGGATGCGCGCCTCCGCGTCGATGCCGCTCGTTTCGCGCGTCGTGGAGATCGACGGCCGCGAGCTGCTCGACGGCGGCGTCGTCGACGCCGTGCCGTATCGCTTTATGGAGTCGCTCGGCTATAACCGGAACGTCATAATTCTGACTCAGCCGAAGGGCTACCGCAAAAAGAAAAGCAGGGCGCTGCCGCTTGTCAGACGCAAGCTCCGCAAATACCCGAAACTCGTCGAGGCGATGGCGGAGCGCCACCTGATGTATAACGGACAGATGGACGAGATCGACGAACGCGAACGCGCCGGCGCCGCCCTCGTTATCCGCCCTCCCGAACCGCTGAATATAGGCCGCACGGAGAAGGACCCGGACGAACTCGAGCGCGTTTATCAAATCGGCAGGGCGGAAGCGCTGCGCAGACTTGACGAACTGAAAGCGTTTCTCGCCGGAGAATAA
- a CDS encoding GNAT family N-acetyltransferase: MLIRPVEKRDIPRIHELLGQILRLHAELRPDVFRADREKFDTAELEALLTRPDRPSFAAEEDGVCVGYALCEIRQPAAPQMLPRKVLYLDDLCVDSAFRGRGIGGALIAFVREYAAEIGADSLELNVWEANADAKAFYEKLGFITQCRHMELKL, translated from the coding sequence ATGCTTATCAGACCCGTTGAAAAACGCGATATACCGCGCATACACGAGCTGCTCGGGCAGATACTGCGCCTGCACGCGGAGCTGCGGCCGGACGTCTTCCGCGCCGACCGCGAGAAGTTCGACACGGCCGAGCTGGAGGCGCTGCTGACGCGCCCCGACCGCCCCTCCTTCGCCGCCGAAGAGGACGGCGTCTGCGTCGGCTACGCGCTCTGCGAGATACGGCAGCCCGCCGCGCCGCAGATGCTTCCGCGCAAAGTGCTCTACCTCGACGACCTCTGCGTCGATTCCGCCTTCCGCGGACGCGGGATCGGCGGCGCGCTGATCGCATTCGTACGCGAATACGCGGCCGAGATCGGCGCTGATTCGCTCGAGCTGAACGTCTGGGAGGCCAACGCCGACGCGAAGGCGTTTTATGAAAAACTCGGCTTCATAACGCAGTGCAGGCACATGGAGCTGAAGCTGTAA
- a CDS encoding class I SAM-dependent methyltransferase produces MSGYGSFSAVYDRLMSDFDYAGAAGYLVKLAKKHGSPMLKPLDLACGSGRLAAELVKLGFDPVCADGSPEMLSLAKERLPADTLLLCQDMTELDLNDTVDVCFCTMDSVNYITTKTALKAAFKRLAIFTDKGGVFIFDADGERKFTDELADGTYTYDLDDLYLVWNTGYSPRTRKARYELTWFERDGGTWRRFDEEQEQRCWTRDELVSTLEECGFAPDAEYDAYTLSPPKADSRRIHYVFKKV; encoded by the coding sequence ATGAGCGGATACGGCAGCTTTTCCGCCGTCTACGACCGGCTGATGAGCGACTTCGACTACGCCGGCGCGGCGGGATACCTCGTTAAGCTCGCGAAAAAGCACGGCAGTCCGATGCTCAAGCCGCTCGACCTCGCCTGCGGAAGCGGGCGGCTCGCGGCGGAGCTAGTTAAGCTCGGCTTCGATCCCGTTTGCGCGGACGGCTCGCCCGAGATGCTTTCGCTCGCGAAGGAGCGTCTGCCCGCCGATACGCTCCTGCTCTGCCAGGACATGACCGAGCTCGACCTGAACGACACCGTCGACGTCTGCTTCTGCACGATGGACAGCGTCAACTATATCACGACGAAAACCGCGCTGAAGGCGGCGTTCAAGCGGCTCGCGATCTTCACCGACAAGGGCGGCGTTTTCATCTTCGACGCCGACGGCGAACGCAAGTTCACCGACGAGCTTGCAGACGGGACGTACACCTACGACCTCGACGACCTCTACCTCGTCTGGAACACCGGGTATTCTCCCCGCACGCGCAAGGCGAGGTACGAGCTGACCTGGTTCGAGCGCGACGGCGGCACGTGGCGCCGCTTCGACGAGGAGCAGGAGCAGCGCTGCTGGACGCGCGATGAGCTCGTTTCAACGCTCGAGGAGTGCGGTTTCGCGCCCGATGCGGAGTACGACGCCTACACCCTTTCGCCTCCGAAGGCGGACAGCCGGCGCATCCACTACGTTTTCAAAAAGGTTTAA
- a CDS encoding DUF4340 domain-containing protein codes for MSKNKRLLLILLAIAAVLAAGVAVILLTAPEDTVSSDEPSEATLIYSVTRDEFVSASVSNGAGGFTLVKTADGYTVKEDDGFETNAYSTSWVGDKLLAPNASRTVASPGALSEYGLDSPAATCRVELADGAAKTLLLGNEAPSGGRYMSLQGEDGVYIVTHNLPLYLTRSAASYVETDVIPSKDDFPEGTDTNVKYVFIGGKKRAENVEIIMDPNYVSDETASTPYVMTQPIDYPVNSTTTGDLVTYASGMSFTECVEIRPTPERVAFYGLDDPDYTLVFRFADKEVRIGFADAGEFCYAKMDGFDAVFTAYPTYTSFLSNPADTYMSRLTFTKKLSALSGLTVNYAGGAHVFKVDRDGGGIIPYCGELKLDADNFKLFYENLIMTLSEGRLDSVPAAPAALTLTYSFNDGSADVKVEFVPVDNMRYAYLIDGEGVFFVLKSQVDAIISDAALVAQNKPIKSTI; via the coding sequence GTGAGCAAGAACAAACGTCTGCTTTTAATACTGCTTGCGATCGCCGCGGTCCTCGCCGCGGGCGTCGCCGTCATACTCCTCACCGCGCCGGAGGATACCGTTTCCTCCGACGAGCCGAGCGAGGCGACGCTCATCTACTCCGTCACCCGCGACGAATTCGTAAGCGCCTCCGTGAGCAACGGAGCCGGCGGCTTCACGCTTGTGAAAACCGCAGACGGCTACACCGTTAAGGAAGACGATGGCTTCGAAACGAACGCGTACTCGACAAGCTGGGTCGGCGACAAGCTGCTCGCGCCGAACGCTTCGCGCACGGTCGCTTCGCCCGGGGCGCTCTCGGAATACGGGCTCGACTCCCCCGCCGCGACCTGCCGCGTGGAGCTCGCGGACGGCGCGGCGAAGACGCTGCTGCTCGGCAACGAAGCCCCCTCCGGCGGACGCTATATGTCCCTTCAGGGCGAGGACGGCGTTTATATCGTCACCCACAACCTGCCGCTTTATCTGACGCGCTCGGCGGCGTCCTACGTCGAGACCGACGTTATCCCCTCAAAAGACGACTTCCCCGAAGGAACGGATACAAACGTCAAATACGTCTTCATCGGCGGCAAAAAACGCGCCGAGAACGTCGAGATAATCATGGATCCGAACTACGTCAGCGACGAAACGGCGTCGACGCCTTACGTCATGACGCAGCCGATAGATTACCCCGTCAACTCCACGACGACGGGCGACCTTGTGACCTACGCTTCGGGAATGAGTTTCACGGAATGCGTCGAGATACGCCCGACTCCCGAACGCGTCGCGTTTTACGGCCTCGACGATCCCGATTACACTCTCGTTTTCCGCTTCGCTGACAAGGAAGTGCGTATCGGCTTCGCCGACGCGGGCGAGTTCTGCTACGCGAAGATGGACGGATTCGACGCGGTATTCACCGCCTATCCGACCTACACCTCATTCCTCTCCAACCCCGCGGACACGTATATGTCGCGCCTGACCTTCACAAAGAAGCTCTCCGCCCTCTCCGGACTCACCGTGAACTACGCGGGCGGCGCCCACGTTTTCAAAGTCGACCGCGACGGCGGCGGAATAATCCCCTACTGCGGCGAACTGAAGCTCGACGCGGATAACTTCAAGCTCTTCTACGAGAACCTGATAATGACGCTCTCAGAGGGACGCCTGGATTCCGTTCCGGCCGCGCCCGCGGCGCTGACGCTCACCTATTCCTTCAACGACGGAAGCGCCGACGTCAAGGTCGAGTTCGTACCGGTCGACAACATGCGCTACGCCTACCTCATCGACGGCGAAGGCGTCTTCTTCGTGCTCAAGTCGCAGGTCGACGCGATAATCTCAGACGCCGCGCTCGTCGCGCAGAACAAGCCGATCAAGAGCACAATTTGA
- a CDS encoding GldG family protein, producing the protein MNGNLNGAPKGSIQETPKKRFFSNPRFKHGSLATAITAVVIIVIILLNVAVTLIGERADLRFDITANRLFSLTDEAKAYFDSVEGDVTITALTTEAKLRAFSAFSDAGYDGTIYEAPIRRLPEILSEVAKNERITVKYVDMDANPNFLNKYDMISQPSRPEMFLLVESPKRYKLVELTDFINTDFGETTSYKTDSESYTYYYFTEQPLINAVGYVLRDEVVSVAVVNGHGERTEDESNLAFISGIFENNGLSVESIDFAKDAIPQNAKFLAVVAPTRDFSQAEVTKLDEFLQNGKDYGRNLLYFDGGTADLPNLYGYLELNWGVRIDPNSRVYDQDNCIVYPFYVITEYDSDSDITKELNNAGVKTVIQNPEPIEILWKERDIRTVTSLLTTSDTAFKRAVSETPDGESAAAITKRDDDVTGEFAVMTLTRKRNTNLPVEESSGVLVTSDGFIDFYFNSGSSNTYGNGTLITSILESMQEKSDPVTIVKKDLATEVIDLTNNQVRIFALVFSILFPAVIIGVGTFVFVKRKNL; encoded by the coding sequence ATGAACGGCAATCTCAACGGCGCCCCCAAGGGCAGCATTCAGGAAACGCCGAAGAAGCGTTTCTTCTCCAACCCGCGCTTCAAGCACGGCTCGCTCGCGACGGCGATAACCGCGGTCGTCATAATCGTGATAATCCTGCTCAACGTCGCCGTCACGCTCATCGGCGAACGCGCCGATCTGCGCTTCGATATCACTGCGAACCGCCTCTTCTCGCTTACCGACGAGGCGAAGGCGTACTTCGACTCCGTGGAAGGCGACGTGACGATAACCGCGCTGACAACGGAAGCGAAGCTGCGCGCCTTTTCCGCGTTCTCCGACGCGGGCTACGACGGAACGATCTACGAGGCGCCGATACGCCGCCTGCCTGAGATACTCTCCGAGGTCGCGAAAAACGAGCGCATCACCGTCAAATACGTCGATATGGACGCCAACCCCAACTTCTTGAACAAGTATGATATGATCTCACAGCCGTCGCGCCCTGAAATGTTCCTTCTGGTCGAAAGCCCCAAGCGCTACAAACTCGTTGAGCTGACCGACTTCATCAACACCGACTTCGGAGAAACGACGAGCTATAAGACCGACTCGGAAAGCTACACCTACTACTACTTCACCGAGCAGCCGCTTATCAACGCCGTCGGCTACGTGCTGCGCGACGAAGTCGTTTCCGTCGCCGTCGTCAACGGACACGGCGAGCGCACCGAGGACGAGAGCAACCTCGCTTTTATCAGCGGCATATTCGAGAACAACGGGCTCAGCGTCGAGAGCATCGACTTCGCGAAGGACGCGATCCCGCAGAACGCCAAGTTCCTCGCCGTCGTCGCGCCTACCCGCGACTTCTCGCAGGCGGAGGTAACCAAGCTCGACGAGTTCCTGCAGAACGGCAAGGACTACGGCCGCAACCTGCTCTATTTCGACGGCGGCACCGCCGACCTGCCGAATCTTTACGGATACCTCGAACTGAACTGGGGCGTGAGGATCGACCCGAATTCCCGCGTCTACGACCAGGATAACTGCATCGTTTATCCGTTCTACGTCATAACAGAATACGACTCCGACAGCGATATAACCAAAGAACTCAACAACGCGGGTGTCAAGACGGTCATACAGAATCCGGAGCCGATTGAGATTCTCTGGAAAGAACGCGACATACGCACCGTAACCTCCCTGCTGACCACTTCGGACACCGCGTTCAAGCGCGCCGTTTCCGAAACGCCGGATGGCGAATCCGCCGCGGCGATAACGAAACGCGACGACGACGTGACCGGCGAATTCGCCGTTATGACGCTTACGCGCAAGCGCAACACCAATCTGCCGGTCGAAGAATCTTCCGGAGTACTCGTAACGAGCGACGGTTTTATCGACTTCTACTTTAATTCCGGCTCCTCCAACACCTACGGCAACGGCACACTGATCACGAGCATACTTGAATCGATGCAGGAAAAATCCGATCCCGTTACGATAGTCAAAAAGGATCTCGCCACCGAGGTAATCGATCTGACCAACAATCAGGTCAGGATCTTCGCGCTGGTATTCTCCATACTCTTCCCCGCCGTTATCATCGGCGTGGGTACGTTCGTTTTCGTCAAGAGGAAGAACCTGTGA
- a CDS encoding ABC transporter permease subunit, which yields MLTIFRREFKTYFTSVIGYVFFTLFMIFYGVFFYVSIIGGEKSGVVSSGMSNFFGFIYFVLVLLVPVLTMRLLSEERKQKTDQLLLTSPVGLGQIVMGKFFSAFAIYSIAVGTTAFFAIVIAAFGKLNFVEYIGMVVGILLIGAALIAVGEFISALTESQVVAAFATFGAIVLTFVPVLLSSIVSSPVLKTLLGLVSLHTRYVDFTSGIFDISNILFYISFTAVFLFLTVRVMERRRWS from the coding sequence CTTTATGATCTTCTACGGCGTGTTCTTCTACGTCTCTATCATTGGCGGCGAGAAAAGCGGAGTCGTTTCGAGCGGTATGTCTAACTTCTTCGGCTTCATCTACTTCGTGCTCGTGCTGCTCGTTCCGGTGCTGACCATGCGCCTTTTGAGCGAGGAACGTAAGCAGAAGACCGATCAACTTCTGCTCACCTCCCCCGTCGGTCTCGGGCAGATAGTCATGGGCAAGTTCTTCTCCGCCTTCGCGATATACTCCATCGCCGTCGGAACGACCGCGTTTTTCGCGATAGTCATCGCGGCGTTCGGCAAGCTCAACTTCGTAGAGTATATAGGGATGGTCGTCGGCATACTCCTTATCGGCGCGGCGCTCATCGCCGTCGGCGAATTCATCTCCGCGCTTACGGAAAGCCAGGTGGTCGCGGCGTTCGCGACCTTCGGCGCGATAGTGCTGACCTTCGTGCCGGTGCTGCTTTCCTCGATAGTTTCGAGCCCCGTGCTGAAAACGCTGCTGGGGCTTGTTTCACTGCACACGCGCTACGTCGACTTCACAAGCGGCATTTTCGACATAAGCAACATTCTGTTTTATATAAGCTTCACCGCCGTTTTCCTTTTCCTCACCGTGAGAGTAATGGAACGGCGCAGATGGTCTTAA